GCCAGCCGGAGAAGACCATCCCCCGCGCCGTGCTGCTCTCCGTCGTGGTCGTCGCGGTGCTTTATCTCTCCATGAACATCAGCGTGCTCGGCGTCATCCCTGCGCATGCGCTCAAAACCACCGCCGCTGCTGAAGTTATCCGCATCGCCTTCGGGCCCGTGGCTGGTGGTGTCATGGCAGTCTTCATCATGTGGACGGCGCTGTCCTCCGTCTTCGCGCTGCTGCTCGGCTACTCGCGCGCGCCCTACGCCGCCGCGCTCGACGGCAACTACTTCCGCGCCTTCGCGCACGTGCACCCGAAGCACAAATTTCCTGATGTTTCGCTGCTCGCGCTCGGAGCCGTCGCCACGCTCTGCTGCCTGCTGCCATTGGCCGTGGCCATCGCCGCCCTGGTCGTCATTCGCATCGTCTTGCAGTATGTGCTGCAGCAGGTGGGCGTGATGATTCTGCGCGTGCGCCGGCCTGAGATGCCGCGCCCGTTTCGCATGTGGCTCTATCCGCTGCCGCCGCTGGTGGCGCTCGCCGGATTTTTCTTCATCCTCATCTCACGCCAGAACGCCGCGCGCGACTTTCTCTACGCCGTGGCCGTAGGGCTCACCGGCGCCGCACTCTATTTTCTGCGCGCCCGCCAGCGCCGTGAATGGCCTTTCGCTCGCTAGAACTGGTCTCATAAATGGTTGACGCCTGATTGCGGAAAGTGTGAGACCCGCCACCGAAGCGGGGCTCATGCTGCCGGCCGGAGCCTGGAATCTATATATGAGACCAGTTCTAGTCCCGCCAGCGCTATTTACGCAAAGCGAATCTTCACGCCGCCAAATGTGCTGAACTCAATCCTTGCAACCGACCCTGCATGCGCCAGTGTCTTGCCCGACCAGCTTCCCGTCGTGATGACCTGCCCCGCGCGCAGGCCGCCTGTGCGTGCCGCGCCTTCATTCGCCAGGTAGACCACCAGCCGCAGCAGATCGGTCCCCGCCGAGTTGGACGCGGTGCCACGAAAGCGCACCTCGCCATCGACGGTGACCTTGACGCTCTCCTCTGTGAGATCGACGCTTTGCCAGCCGGGCAGCGCGGGCCCGAGCACATAGCCGCCGTTGATCTGCAAATCGCCCATCATCGTCGGCCGCTCCACCTTGTCCGGATCGACAAAGGCCGACTCCAGCAGCTCCAGCCCCGGATGCGCGCTGGCAATCGCCGCCACGACCTCTTCGCGCGTGTAAGGCGTATCGCGCGGCGGCAGGTCGCTGCCCAGCAGAAAGGCTATCTCAGCTTCAATGCCGCGCATGCGGCGCAGCGGGCCGCCGATCAGAACTTCTTCTCCCGTTGCCGCGCGCGGAAAGCCGCCCGCCACAGCATCAGGCCCAAACAGCGGCATCGGGCCAAAGAGAGGAGCCGCCTCCGGCGTGGGCGCGCCAATCTTGTATCCGCCCACCGCGCCAAACAGGGCCGCGACGCGATCCTGCACAGCATAGGCCTCGTCCAGCGTGCGCGGACACAGCTCAACGGGCAGGTTCTCCAGCAGAGAAAGCGTGCGCCGCGCCTCGACCAGCATCCCGGCCGCGCGATCCAAACGGTCAGCGTGTTGTGTCATCAATTTGAGATTCATTCCATTCCTGCCCCAAATGGCATCGGCTCTTGACGCTTTTCAGATCAGTCTAGGCGAAGTGCGCAATTGTACAAAGCTGCTAGGGTCTGTCTGCTTATTAAGCTATATCTGCGTGGTACATGGCTTCCGATGCTGATAATTATTTAGTGGCTGTCAAGAGCGTGTAACTAATTCGATAAGAAATAAATGCTTTATTAATGGAGTATTTCAGCTTGAATCAAACGCGATAAGCAATCA
The DNA window shown above is from Acidobacterium capsulatum ATCC 51196 and carries:
- a CDS encoding 2-keto-4-pentenoate hydratase — protein: MNLKLMTQHADRLDRAAGMLVEARRTLSLLENLPVELCPRTLDEAYAVQDRVAALFGAVGGYKIGAPTPEAAPLFGPMPLFGPDAVAGGFPRAATGEEVLIGGPLRRMRGIEAEIAFLLGSDLPPRDTPYTREEVVAAIASAHPGLELLESAFVDPDKVERPTMMGDLQINGGYVLGPALPGWQSVDLTEESVKVTVDGEVRFRGTASNSAGTDLLRLVVYLANEGAARTGGLRAGQVITTGSWSGKTLAHAGSVARIEFSTFGGVKIRFA